In Aliidongia dinghuensis, the genomic stretch CCCGCCGACTCCGGCTGAACTCGCTGGGCGGCGCCAGGTCCCGCTGTCGACCCGACAAGAGGAATACCTGTCCCGCTGGGGCTACCCCTATGTGTTCGACGAGTTTCGTTACCATATGACGTTAACGGGCCGGCTGCCCGATCCCGAGCGGCCCCGCGTCGCGGCCCTTTTGACCGAGCTGCTGGCACCGGCACTGGCCCAGCCCATTCCCTTGGGTCTCGCGCTCTTCGTCCAGAAGGATCGCGACAGCCCGTTCACACTGGTTCGGCGGTTTCGCCTGGGATCCCCACCATGAATGTCGATGAGACCTGTCGAGCTTTCGCCGAATGGCTCGAATCGACCGGCCGCTTCGTGGCCGACGTCGGCGAATTCCTGATCGGCGCCTGTGGTTTCCTGACCGAGCGCGGCCTGCCGCTCGACCGCGTGTCGACTCACATCAAGGTCGTTCACCCGCGCACCATGTCGGTCTGGCGCATCTGGCGGCAGGATCAGCCGCTCGAAGTGCGACGTGCGGTGCGCGGCGCCGAGATGACCGCCGCCTTCCTGCGCAGCCCGGTCAAGAAAGTCTGGCACACCGGCGAATGGATCGACGAGCGCATCCTGCCCGGCGAGGAGGACCGCTGGGCGATCGTGACCGACCTCCGGGCCGAGGGCTTCACCCACTACATGATCGGCCCGATCCTTTTCTCGAACCGGCAGATCCACGCGGCATCGTTTGCGACGAAGCAACCGGGCGGCTTCACCGTTGAGGAAGTCGAGGTGATTCGCCGCTTCACGGTCAAGTCGGCGCCGATCATCGAAACGCTGGCGCTCCGTAACGGCATGGACAATCTGCTTGAGACCTACCTCGGGCACGAGACCGCTCAGCTCCTGGCCCAGGGCCAGGTGACGCTGGGCCAGGGCACGCAGCGACGGGCCGCGCTCTGGTATTCCGACTTGCGCGGCTTCACCTCGCTCACCGAGGGCGCGCCGCTTGAGGAGGTGGTGCAGATCCTGAACGTCTATTTCGGCCTCGCCGGCGCCGCGGCCGACCGCCACTCGGGCGAGATCGTGCAGTTCATCGGCGACGCCATCCTGATGTTCTTCGCCGTGACCGAAGAGGGCGGCGACGCCGCCGCTTGCCGGCGCGCACTCATGGCGGCAACCGAGGCGCGGACCGAACTTAGCCGTTGGAACGAGGCGCGCCGTGCGACGCGCGAGCGCGAGATCGCGTTCGGCCTCGGCCTCGACCTGGGCAACATCATCCATGTCAACGTCGGCGGCGGCAATCGCCAGGCCTTCAACATCGTGGGACCGGCCGTCAATCGCGCAGCGCGGCTGCAGGAACTGACAAAGTCGCTCGGCCGCCCGATGCTGATGTCGTCCGACTTCGCGTCCGCGATCGGGGAAGGCATGATATCTCTGGGCGAATACCCGCTGCGCGGCATCAACCTGCCGATCGAAGTGATCGAGCCGTCGCAGGAACTGATCGCCTCCCTGCCGGCACTACCACAGGACTGACCCGCCCGACGTCCTGTGCCCCATCCGGGCCGTGATCAGAATTTCCGCTCACGCCCGGGGCGGATGTTCCTTCAGTCGTCGCCAATCGAGCGAAGGACCCGTGCCGGATTTCCTCCGACAAGGGTATTCGGGGGAACGTCCTTGGTAACAACCGAACCTGCCGCCACAACCGAGTTTTCGCCTACCGTCACCCCGCCGATAATCGTTGCGCCGGCTGCGATCCAGACGTTTCTCTCGATCACGATGGGCTTTCCGATGGTTGCGGCGCGGCGCTGCGAAGGTTCCAGAGGATGGCCCGCCGTGATGATGCTCACGTTCGGCCCGATCATCACATCGTCCGCGATGTCGAGGCCGCCAAGGTCATAGAAAGTGCAGTTCTGATTTATGAAGACATTATGCCCGACGCGGATTTCGTCCCCGCCGGCAGTATAAAATGGCGGGATCAGCAAAAAGCTTTCGTCTACCTTTTTACCGATGAGTTGGCTGAACAAGTCCCGAATTTCGTCCGCATCGTTGAACGTCAAACGATTAAGTGCAGCGGTGATCGCCATCGCCCGTTTGACGTTTGCCAACATGGCCGCTGATTCCGGCGTCCTCCTGTAAATGATCTTGGTGCCGTCCCCATTCGACATTCGTCATTTTCCTCGGCCTATAGGTGAGCGTGCGTTTCGGCGCACGAGGGCGGCACCGAGATTCGCTAAGCATAGCCAGAAAGCGGAAGGGTCGGAATCGACCCAGTCCCGAAATTCAAACTAAGCCACTGCTTTGACGTTCAAGAGCTTTGGCTTTGCCCGTCGGCGCGGTATCATCCAACCAATCGGGTGCGCGATTGCGAGCCTACCTGCGGGGGGAGGTCGGAATGGGACGCCAGGCAAGACGATTCGTCGCGTTATTCCTCGCCATCACCTATCCAATCGCGGTCCTGGCCCAATCGAGCGGTGCCGTCGCGTCGCTCGTGCGCGACGTGCTCAGCATCTCGCGCGGCCAGACGGCGCCGCACCCGCTCTCGACCGGCGAGCCCGTGGTCGAGGGGCAGGAAATCCAGACGGCCTCGACCGGCGCGGTCAACGTCAATTTCCCGAACGGGACCGCGCTTGCCGCCCTACGCCAGGCCGATATCACGTTCGGCGAGCAGACCGCGGTGGCCGGTCAGGGCCTGGCCCAGCCGCTCCAGGGCCTGGACCTCGTGACCCTGTCGCCAGGCGTCTTCCGCGTGACGGTCGGCCTGCAGCCGACGACCGTGCGCACCCGGCGCGGCGCCGCCTTCCTCATCAACGGCCAGGGCGGCCCGGCGACCGCACTCATCGAAGAGCAGGCGGACGGCAGCGTCACGCTCTCGACCCTTGCCGGCACGGTCCAGGTCACAAGCGGCGGCAGCACCGTTGCCGTCCCCGCCGGCTCGTCGATCACGCTGTTCGGCAGCCTCGCCGCGCTGTCCGCTGCGGCGATCCAGCCGATGAGCGCCGCCTCGCAGGGTGTCGCCGCCGAGTTCGCCGCCGTCATCGGTCCGGTCGCCGTTGCTTCGGCCGCGCCTGCGGCCGGCGGCAGTGCCGGCGTCGGCACGGCCGCCGGCCTGTCGGTCAGCCCGCTTGCGATCGGGGCGGCCGCCGCTGCCGTCGCCATCGGCATCGGGATCGCGGCCAGCGAGAGCGGCGGCTCCGGCACACCGAGCCCAGCGGGTGGCACCGGCACGAGTACGAGCACCAGCACCAACTAGCGGGCCGGCAAGATGTCCCTGCGCTGGCCCTTCGCGTGCCGGTGGCGCCTCAGCAGCCCAGCGCTCACCCTGCCGATCCTGTCGACGATGCTGCTGTCGACCGGAGCCCAGGCACTCGACGCCTGCTGGCCGCCGGTGCCGGAGACCATGGCCGGCGGCGAGGCGGCGGTGCGCGACCGCTACAAGCAGGCAACGGCACCTGTCGCCATCGTCGACGGCGCCGTGGCGCTCGCCGCGGTGCTGGAGGGTAGCGGCCGCGCTGCAGACGCCGAGGCCACCCTGCACGACGCCGAGACGCGCCTCGCCCAGCAGGGAGCGGCGAGCCCGCGCCTCATGGGCGACGCCGCCTCGCTCGCCTTCGCCGCGGGCCGCACCCAGGATGCGGCCGCCCTGCTGCGCCGCCTGCTGGCGGCCAATCCCGCACTCGATGCCGGCCGGATCGGCTGCTATTTCGAGACGCTGGGCACGATCGAGGCGCAGCAGGGCGATCTCGCCCAGGCGGAGACCGATTTCAACCAGGCCGAACGGAAGTACGAGGGCCGCCAGGACGCCCATGACGCGGCACTCATCGAGCTGCGCATCAACCAGGCCGAGCTCAAGACCCGCCGCGGCCAGGCGAAGGACGCGCTGGCCGTGCTCGACCGGGTCGACGACCAGCTGAGTGCCGTGTCGGAGCCGCTGCCGACCCTGCACAGCCGCAGCGCCGAGGCACGGGCGTCGGCCCTCTTCGTCGGAGGCCAGTTCGACGCGGCGCTGGCGAAGCTCACACCGCTCATCGACGCCGCAGCGAAGCGAGGCAGCAATGCCGACCCCGAAGCGGTTCGCGCCCAGTTCGAGCTCATGGCGCTCAGGGCCCGCATCC encodes the following:
- a CDS encoding sugar O-acetyltransferase, producing MSNGDGTKIIYRRTPESAAMLANVKRAMAITAALNRLTFNDADEIRDLFSQLIGKKVDESFLLIPPFYTAGGDEIRVGHNVFINQNCTFYDLGGLDIADDVMIGPNVSIITAGHPLEPSQRRAATIGKPIVIERNVWIAAGATIIGGVTVGENSVVAAGSVVTKDVPPNTLVGGNPARVLRSIGDD
- a CDS encoding adenylate/guanylate cyclase domain-containing protein produces the protein MNVDETCRAFAEWLESTGRFVADVGEFLIGACGFLTERGLPLDRVSTHIKVVHPRTMSVWRIWRQDQPLEVRRAVRGAEMTAAFLRSPVKKVWHTGEWIDERILPGEEDRWAIVTDLRAEGFTHYMIGPILFSNRQIHAASFATKQPGGFTVEEVEVIRRFTVKSAPIIETLALRNGMDNLLETYLGHETAQLLAQGQVTLGQGTQRRAALWYSDLRGFTSLTEGAPLEEVVQILNVYFGLAGAAADRHSGEIVQFIGDAILMFFAVTEEGGDAAACRRALMAATEARTELSRWNEARRATREREIAFGLGLDLGNIIHVNVGGGNRQAFNIVGPAVNRAARLQELTKSLGRPMLMSSDFASAIGEGMISLGEYPLRGINLPIEVIEPSQELIASLPALPQD